The following is a genomic window from Nitrospira sp..
CTGCGCACAGGCCGCTTCATCCTGAAGGGAGTCGGACGCCTCATGCGCCTCGGCCCGGCAGCGATCGCAGAGGCCGCAGGGGCCCATCGCCCGCTCTCCGGCATCGCTAAAGTAATCCAAAATCGCCAACTGGCGGCAGGTGCGGACAGACACATAGGCCAGCATCTCGCGCAGCAATGTCCGCATACGGGCCGCGCGTTCTCCGCTCGACGGATCTTTCGCCGCCTGTTGAATGAAATACTCCTGCGTGGAGAGATCACGCTCGTGAAACAACAGGACGCACGCGGCCGACAAACCGTCGCGCCCGGCGCGGCCCGCCTCCTGATAGTACGCCTCAATGCTTCCCGGAATGTCGATATGGACCACCACGCGCACATCTGCCTTATCGATGCCCATGCCGAACGCATTGGTGGCCACAAGAATGCGAAGTTGCCCCTGGCGAAACTCATCATGAACGAGCCGCCGCTCTTCGTCGGAAAGCCCGGCGTGGTAATAGCCGACGGACGGATGGGTTTGCCCAAGCCAGCTGGCGACGTCCTCAACCGTCCGTCTGGTGGCGCCATAGATCAGTATGGTGCCTCTGTCGCAGGTCCGAACCAGCCGATCCAACTCCGTCAGCTTCTCCCCAAGAGACGAGCAGAGACGGACGGACAAGGCGAGGTTATCCCGGCGGAATCCTGTCACCATCGACAGCGGATCGCACAACGCCAGCCGTTCGCAGATGTCGGCCTGCACCCGCGCCGTCGCCGTCGCCGTCAAGGCGAGACAAGGCGGAAGGTTGAGCTCCTGGCGCAACCGCCCGAGCTTCATATAGTCGGGCCTGAAATCGTGCCCCCACTGCGAAATGCAATGCGCTTCATCGACAACCAGGAGCGAGACGAGACATTTTCTCACCAGGCGCAGAAAGCCCTCGTGTTGAATCCGCTCCGGCGCCACATAGAGCAGCTTGAGACTTTGAAGATGGAGCCCCTGAATGACTTTGTCCCGCTCTTGCCCCGTCAACCCCGAGTGAAACGCCGCAGCGGATATCTTGCGCTGCTTCAAACTCTCGACTTGATCCTGCATCAACGCGATGAGTGGAGACACCACGATGGTCAGTCCTGGCAAGACGGTCGCGGGCAGTTGATAGCAGAGCGATTTCCCCTGGCCGGTCGGCATCACGACCATCGCATCGCGGCGGGCCAAAACCGCCCGCATCACGTCTTCCTGGCCCGGTCGAAACCCGGCAAACCCCCAATGTGTTTTGAGCTGTCGAGTGAGGTTATCCAAGGGAAACATCGATCAGTAGGAGGCCACGAAGAAAGAGAGAGGACCTTGAATGAACCGGCAATTGAAGAAGCTTATTCTTCTTCGATTTGCCGCCAGCCTTTTTGCTGGAGACATTTCGCGAGCCTCATGCGCTGAGCGCTCTGATTATCGAGCATCCCTGCGGCGCCTGGATTCTTCGCCATGAGGTTGAGCCAGTCGCGCTCACAGGCATTCCAGTCGGCCGTGAGTTGGTCTTCTTTTTTTGTCGGATGGACCCATCGAGTCGATGAACAAGACAGCCATACGGTTGAGAGCGCGAGAGCCAGCACGAGATGAACCCAACGCATAGAGGCCTCCCCCGATAGAGAATCCGCTCACGAGAGCTGGCAGGATAGTTGAGTCGTCCCCGGAAGGTCAAGAACAAGCTCTCCATCAATTGCGTCCGGCATTCTTCGAATCGAAGACTCCTCCATCGGCAGACGTGACGGCGCACTGTCCCCCGCCACGTCTACCCTGGAGTCATGACGCTACTGCGGCTTCGGGCCACGTTCAGGATTTCGGCCAAGCCTCTTGCAACCGGACCACGGCCTGCTCCAAGGCTTCATCGCCGGCCATGCTGCGCAGGATGTCCTTCGCATCTGCTTCCGGCGGGTAGATCGGCGCCGGACGGAGTGAGCGATGAATCACGGGATAGGCGTTTGAGGCCAGCGGCACATTCAACCGATTCAGTCTGGTCCAGGCCCGCCCATCAGACTGGGCGACGACTCGCCCGGTAGCCGCATCGATCAAGGCTAGTTCGGCTAATGCATAGTTCACCGCTTCATACCCGGGAACCGTCGGACGGCTCCCTCCCTGCTCGGGATCGCCGGTAATCGGGAGATAGGCTGGCACTTCCGACTCGGCGCTGGAAAACAGCGCAACTAACAAATAAGGCTGCCCGGACTCCTTGGCTATTTTTGCCAGCGCCTCCTGGCCATGAGGCGGCGCCCCGGCGCCGGGCGAGAGAATCGTCTGAACGTGAATCGCCGTCATGGATTGGACTCGCTCACGAACGCGATCGGTGAGGAAGGCCTTGCCCTTCTCGGACAACGCCGGCGCCGAGCCCTGCGCGTTCGTATCGTTAATCAACATGAGTCCGACATTGAATGGTCCTGCCGCCTGTTCCGGTTGAACCACCGCCGAATCAGACCCTCCTTGCCCCGCGCTGCCGCCTAGATAGGTCCCCATCAAGGGTAACGGTCGCTGGGCACATCCGCTCATTATCGCGACACTCATCGAGAGCGCCACTGAAAGCCATCGAGACCAGGCCATGCGTCACCTCTGGGTGAAAGGATTCAGTGCTGTGCTATCTGCTAAAGCATGGTCGCCCG
Proteins encoded in this region:
- a CDS encoding conserved exported protein of unknown function (Evidence 4 : Unknown function but conserved in other organisms; MaGe:77307521) — translated: MAWSRWLSVALSMSVAIMSGCAQRPLPLMGTYLGGSAGQGGSDSAVVQPEQAAGPFNVGLMLINDTNAQGSAPALSEKGKAFLTDRVRERVQSMTAIHVQTILSPGAGAPPHGQEALAKIAKESGQPYLLVALFSSAESEVPAYLPITGDPEQGGSRPTVPGYEAVNYALAELALIDAATGRVVAQSDGRAWTRLNRLNVPLASNAYPVIHRSLRPAPIYPPEADAKDILRSMAGDEALEQAVVRLQEAWPKS
- a CDS encoding ATP-dependent DNA helicase RecQ (MaGe:77307519) — encoded protein: MFPLDNLTRQLKTHWGFAGFRPGQEDVMRAVLARRDAMVVMPTGQGKSLCYQLPATVLPGLTIVVSPLIALMQDQVESLKQRKISAAAFHSGLTGQERDKVIQGLHLQSLKLLYVAPERIQHEGFLRLVRKCLVSLLVVDEAHCISQWGHDFRPDYMKLGRLRQELNLPPCLALTATATARVQADICERLALCDPLSMVTGFRRDNLALSVRLCSSLGEKLTELDRLVRTCDRGTILIYGATRRTVEDVASWLGQTHPSVGYYHAGLSDEERRLVHDEFRQGQLRILVATNAFGMGIDKADVRVVVHIDIPGSIEAYYQEAGRAGRDGLSAACVLLFHERDLSTQEYFIQQAAKDPSSGERAARMRTLLREMLAYVSVRTCRQLAILDYFSDAGERAMGPCGLCDRCRAEAHEASDSLQDEAACAQAVLQTVAWCDGRFGVTRVVEILRGSQSKAILSQGAEGCESYGLCRDFSKTTVTHIVKDLIDSGHLAVIGQEYPVLDLTRLGREVLNGTRSLSVRQVGKGATGAQAATPAVERRPARSIERSVPGDPQLYERLRRLRTALAEEEGVAPFVIFHDKTLRTIASHKPATRAALLEIPGIGDAKIERYGRRVLEILNGE
- a CDS encoding hypothetical protein (Evidence 4 : Unknown function but conserved in other organisms; MaGe:77307520) — protein: MRWVHLVLALALSTVWLSCSSTRWVHPTKKEDQLTADWNACERDWLNLMAKNPGAAGMLDNQSAQRMRLAKCLQQKGWRQIEEE